TATAAACAGAATAGTATTTTTTGTCTGAAAAGTTTTATTCTCTAAGttagtttaatttctgttataaTGTTTACTGTATTGTTTCTTTTATAATTCACATTAAATATAAAGAAGGCAGGTTATAAATGTAATAACGGCGACATTAAAACCCATTGCCCAGTCAGAAACTCATACAATTGATTAATTGTATGAGTTTAATAGACCAAATCTCCCCCAATTTGCTTGCAAACTGAGAAAAGggcatttttctttatttacttttGAACAAACTGAAGAATCAGGTTACATctaatcagggcttctttttttttagaaaacacctagcaggaactcatctggatattaggccacaccctctgatagcaccatagtttcacacagggcttttttgtagaaaaagcccagcaggaactcatttgcatattaggccaccccaccccccgacaccaagccagccagtactgtgttcctgggcgttcctgttaaaaaaaaaaaaagccccgcatctAATCAAGAAGAACATaattgaagccatgttggatcaggccaatggcccctccagtctgacactctgtgtcacacagtggccaaaaaagaaatgcCTCTCAGAAGCAGGCACTGGGCACCAAAGCTTCTCTAGATTCTccaggggaggaatggtggctcagtggtagagcatctgcttggtaagcagaagatcgcaggttcaatcctctgcatctccaactaaaaatagtccaggcaagtaggcgtgaaaaatctcagtttgagaccctggagagccgctgccagtctgagtagacaagactttgatggaccgagagcctgattcagtataaggcagcttcataggttcaatccccggcatctccaactaaaaagggtccaggcaaataggtgtgaaaagtctcagcttgagaccctggagaaccactgccaatctgtgtagacaataccgactttgatggatccctgagggtctgattcagtagaaggcagcttcgtatgttcataccTGCATtagaaataacattttaaaaagtattttgccCTATTAATTGTGGCCCACTTTCTAACAGACTGAAACGTTTCAAAAATGATTAATTTACATTCCGACCCAGATAGCACACATTAGCCCcattttggaaactaagcagagccAGCCTGATTCGTACAAGGATGGGTAACCGCTCAgggagcccagggttgctacgcagaggcaggcaacaggaaACTGCTTTTGAACGTCTCTcggcttgaaaaccctacagggttgccgtaagtcggTTGCAAGCgaacagcaaaaagaaagaaaagaaaagatcaaCTGGCAACATCGCATCCGCGCAAGTTACCTGAGTGTATATTTCTTTGAAAGGATTTTTAACGGAAAAAAAATCCAAGTCAATATCCAAAACGTAAGCGGCGTCCTTCTGCAACGCCTGGAGGACGTCTTTGATAAGTTCCGTGGTTTGACAGGAGTGGCTGCCGAAGGAGCAGGAGGCCGGGGAACTCTGGAAGTCCTCTGCTGTCTCTTGTGCTTGGGCGCTCGTTCCTAATGCTTCAGGCTGCGCGTCTGAAGAGCCACAGGGAAGAAGAACCTCCGTGTCTGTCGAGgaagaggcaatggcggcgtctCTCGTGTCATCGCTTAACCTGAGTCTCTTCGCAGAAGACGCGCTGCTTCCCTCCCGGCTGGCGGAGGGCTTGGTGGGATTCACAAGGAGGACGCTCAGATTCAAAGGCTTCTGGTTTTCCAGCTGGTCGGCAGGGACATAAAGACCGTCGGAAAGGAAGTAGCCCTCGGTGCTTGTCACCCTGGGGGAATAATCCTTCTTAGCGTTCGTTtagcacaggggtagccaaactttcacacagattgtgtggctcttgaagcccccgccgcCCCGTCAACTGACTTGGAGAcggcctttctctctttaaatcgcttctccaagccaagccagccagtggcttggaaagtgaatttaaagttgctttccccctccctcctctctgcccccatctgctttccttccttccggctcccAAACAACTAacgttcatgtcctgcagctctcaaacatatgatgtttattctatgtggcttcttacgattcaattcaattcaaagaCTTTTATCTACAGTCAGAAGCAAATAAAGCATTGTAACACAGCCTAGGGAAAATTAAGCGCATTTAAAAGCAGTCCTATCGGAAATTTAAGAAAATTCCTAAGAAAACTGGCAGCATATAAAACATCGAGCTGAGGGAATCAGGTCTAGGATTCCATACAGATAAGTACAGTAAAGGACATTGCTATCTAAAATTTTGAATTTTAAGAACTTCTATAAGAAATTTGGTGACAGCATTAGGGATCTCAGGGATCAGATCATTTAAAAGAAATTGACATTTCAACTTAGTATTCAGATACCTTTTGGGATAGATCCAAGTTAAGGGAAGTAACTCATACAGAGGGCCTTCCACAATTATGTGCTCTATTGTGTCCAGACAGTTAAGACTACAAAGATGCAGCCGTTCTTGTCTTCGGATCTGATGGTACCCGCCACAGAACAtcctactttccttccttctggctctcaaacaattaatgttcgtgtcttgcagtacataaacatctgatgtttattctatgcggctcttacgttaagcatgtttggccctGCCTCGTTCAGCACATTTTGAGGAAGGATGCATCAGCTCTGCTTTGTCCTGCTGACCCAACAGCATTTCCAAAGATGGGATGCCAGATACTTTGGAAAGCGTACAAAATAAACATGAAGAGCCATTCCTTGTTTACTCCCTACATCagaaacttgggggggagggggagcctgtGTATTAGTGCTACCTTCTGTTACGTTTGCtcgcaaaaattaaaaattacacGTGAGTACAGGATAAGCTGTAAAGGTGCTAGTGGAATGATCTCCATTGTGACACCTAAAGGCATCCACATGACCAGCCATCCGTTtcctccgccctccccaccaaattaAAGCCCCTGGCTTTCCTCCATCTCAATGGAGAAGAAGGTGCtctagacaggggtggccaatggtagctctccagatgttttttgcctacaactcccatcagccccagccatgcttgctggggttgatgggagttgtaggcaaaaagcatcatcatcatcacattttatttgtatcccgccctccccgccgaagcaggctcagggcggcttctggagagctaccgttggtcacccctgctctagaagaaccCAGAAGACATTGGCTTTCTGTCTGCACATATCAACTCTGGAAATGGAAACAGCCGCTTCTTTTTCCGGAAGGACATTACCTTGGAGTATTCAGTGGCTGCTGCCAACAGTCCCCAGGGTTGTGGCTGCCATTTGTGGCGGCACCCACTCCCTGCTCTCAACATTCCCAAAGCACCCAAAGGCATAACAGGACTGAATGGGGCTATATCCTAATGCAAGGGTCCTTGTGGTGACCGCTGATACCCTGGCTCTTGCCTGTCAATTGTTtttaagtgggtggggccaggtagggcttttgcccaggaaggcttctaattggctctgcagatttttaaaaagatgttgccttggcagcagctgccaccacagcaaaaGGATTTGTACTGCATTACTGAAATTAAAccgtggcaatcattttgtggtcagctccgcctcctgtggaagccattttgttgttgtgcccaccatgctgtgtcagaatatCAAATGTCCTACAcgtcagttcagtttattattattgtCACTGATCAGAATATATATGTCTATTTTGATCAAAGATTCTCCTTTATATCCCCCCATATTTCTCTCTGCATTGTGTTTTGGTAAttttaccttttattcttttccCCCTATGCctttttctttattctgtatttttttttaaaaaaattaaattaacattcatttaaaaaaaaaaaagaattcaaaatgtgcctgcaggtTTAAGAAGGTTGGGGACGTCTACAATAGTACATTGTGATTCCAAAATGGTCAGTCAGAAGCCATTTATGGGAAACTACCCAGACAGAAGCGCACAAATTCAGGGAGACACTAAATCCATGACTCCATTTATGTAAACTACGTAAAGAAGCACATGCCCCGCAGTTACCTTATTGTCGTGGTTGAGGTGTCTTTACCCACTAAGAAGTGATGGGTTCCTTCTTCGATCTGCTGAGCCCACGGTGGATGGAGCCATAACACTTGTGAAAAGTGGCCAGCATAAACAGCGGGCATGATCCAATTTTCAATACTTATCTcgctttaaaaacacacacacaaaaggaaaatGGGGTTGAGAGAGAGATATTGCCAACTGAGAACACAGAGCGTAAATTTCATTCTGATAAAGATATCACTGATACCTCAAGTACAGAAATATCCtcagaatattttaaaaactataagcgtgtgtatctatttaagattaggtagcagagagataagctttgtaaaggacacagacaaacacatgaaacatacttaaaacattagcactcgttggtcttaaaggtgctttctttgaatttctctcctgggatccagggaactggggaaaggaagctctgggtctttccttccttccccagagtatgagggaaggagcctcagccaacagaaggaaaagaggcttggctcagtagctctgctgtgtgattgagagagcctgaaataaacaaactctgccttcccccctttcctccccgagcagcctcagccaatggaaaaaacagaggtttcactttgtagttcctgtgcgattgagcaagccttgcaaagcaagctgttatgcagaaagaagcaagagagagggagaaggaagcagatgacagccagttgcttgggggcctgataggagccttccgggggcctaattcagcccccaaactgcatgtctgacacccctgctctaccccTCAGTCCCagcacagggctcctcttatgtacCAAGTTCCCTTCTCGGGGAACAGGGGCTTCTTCTCGCATTAGTTTCGTGACAAGAGATTGTTTCAGTGAAGCCACGAGTATGCTAGGGTTCCGGAAGGCATTTGACAAGGTCCACAGGTATCACTCTACACCTGGTGCATAATCTTACCTGAACAGAGTCTCTTTGTCAAACACAGTATCTGCAGGCATGTTCACTGGTATCAGAAGATCGGGATGGGAGTCCAAGTGGACAAAACTGATGTTGCTGGCAGGAAGATGTTTCGAACCAATGGCTCGGTAAATGAAAGGCAGTACCTGTAACGGCAAGGAATTATACTCATTTCAATTGGGGCAGAAACACCACAATTGGGGCAAGGgtctcaggggtgggattctagcaggagcttctttgcatattaggccacaccccaatgtagccaatcccccatgAGCTTACAAAGCTTTTTTGTACgctccagaaagattggctacaccagaggggtgtggcctaatatgcaaaagagctcctgctagaatcccacccctgagcaAGACAGTAACTGGCCAACTTTCATCACTTATAGCTTACCAGGGTTTCAGGAGCAGGAACCCCAAAAGAGGAATTGCTGATGACTAATATGGAGAGGTGGGTCATGAAAGTGGTGGATTCATATATCGGCTGGCCTTATGTCAGTCATTCTCTCAAcctagcttagggttgccaagtccaattcaagaaatatctggggactttgggggtggagccagaagcaaggttgtgacaagcacaactgaactccaaaaagagttccgtccatcacatttaaaggaaccgcacacctttgaaatgccttccctccattggaaataatgaaggataggggcaccttcttttggagctcaaagaatcggaccccccggtccaatcttttcgacacttggagggtgttttgaggagaggccccgTATGCTGTGCTGCGAATGGGGtgactctacctaaaaaaatggctgccccagatacccccggatcaatttttcattataccctacgggagtTGGTCTGCATAgagaataatgcagtgcccagtagacatttcctccccccccccccactgaagcaccctgaagcagggggagggcctccaaactgggtgatcccttgcccccacctggggactgtgTGCAAACAAAACAGAGACTCATGGCAGAGAGTGACAGGAAAACCCCCCCCAAACAATAAAGTTTCATGTTAAAGGTCTGGCAATTGTTGTGTGCAAAAATTGTGTAATCTTGTGTAATCTGTTGGAAAGCTGGTTAAAGCTCCTATCAAAATGAGGGAAGATAAAGGTACTGCCTCATCGCTGTGTTTCAAGAATATAATATACAAGAATTGGACGTTGTGGAATTTACACGTGGTCTCCTCAGGAAGAAGAGCCCCgaggcgcagagtgataaagctgcagtactgcaagtcctaagctctgctcatgacctaaattcgatccccggtggaagctgggttttcaggtagccagctccaggttgactcagccttccatccttctgaggtcggtaaaatgagtccccagatgGCTGGGGTGAAAGCGCAGAtgtctgggaaaggcaatggcaaaccaccccgtaaaaaagtctgccgtgaaaacgttgtgaaagcaacgtcaccccagagtcagaaacggctggtgcttgcacaggggacctttcctttttcctcctcAGGAACCGGACTGGGGATTCCTTTGAAGtggaaggactttttaaaaatatttccaagATTGGactgtttatttacttatttgcaCCTTCTCTTACACTGAATATGGGTGCTTGTTTGTCAGGGTATGACTTTTGAAATATTTCGTATGAGAGTGCAAATAGATTGTATTGAATTTTTctaagttttctttctttctttttttttgtctctgcGAGGCTGGCTATCACAGAACCTTTTGGGTTTTTTCCtgtctcccacctggggattggtaaccctagcctacctcacagggttgttgtgataggATGGGAGACCGATGGCACCAAAACTCCGGAACTCTCTACCTAGAAAGATATACCTGCCCCCTCCCGGTGCCTTCTTCCACCAGCATGTAAGGacagagcctgcttcggtggggagggcgggatataaataaaatatattattagtAGTACTTTTCTTTTTGACATTCCTTCAGTGATTTCCCCACTTCTGCCAAATCTTT
Above is a window of Heteronotia binoei isolate CCM8104 ecotype False Entrance Well chromosome 7, APGP_CSIRO_Hbin_v1, whole genome shotgun sequence DNA encoding:
- the C7H5orf22 gene encoding UPF0489 protein C5orf22 homolog, whose amino-acid sequence is MSDSGGGGGGGEPGVSSGTSPLRAYPELPVWVVEDHHDVLPFIYRAIGSKHLPASNISFVHLDSHPDLLIPVNMPADTVFDKETLFSEISIENWIMPAVYAGHFSQVLWLHPPWAQQIEEGTHHFLVGKDTSTTTIRVTSTEGYFLSDGLYVPADQLENQKPLNLSVLLVNPTKPSASREGSSASSAKRLRLSDDTRDAAIASSSTDTEVLLPCGSSDAQPEALGTSAQAQETAEDFQSSPASCSFGSHSCQTTELIKDVLQALQKDAAYVLDIDLDFFSVKNPFKEIYTQEEYKLLQELYNFKKPNRNASEEDLLDCVENRIHQLEDLEAAFADLCDDDSDEILERWALNPGMTPLIPLVHSLKNRMRTPNYELTHQAGLTCDYSEIPHHVSTEEEIEDLVEAVKHLLRNLPKPTLVTIARSSWDDYCPADQVELIQEKVLSGLRSIYGTLEVHLEYLEDFSPAGTDSSATA